In the Pontibacillus sp. HMF3514 genome, ATCACCTAAGATCAACAAACAAAGAAAAGATGTGACAATCCCCTTATCTTTTTCCGACTTAAGTAACTTGAAGCTATTCTAAACTTTACGAGGAGGCTGACCAAGTCATGCACCATGGCGAGATGATTCTATATACCGGCATTACACCACATGAAGAATATCCATGTAATCCAACTGCTTATAAGCAAGTTATCCTTAATAGTAAAATTGAAATTCCCTGTCCTAAACCAGATTTAGAAGCCATTATTAAAGTGGTCTCAGAAGTTGAGCTTCGCACTCAACGTTATATCCAAACCCCTTATGACTTTAAAGTTATCGTAGAGGGGACGGTTCATCAAACCTTTTTATATTCAGCTGATGTACCTGAACAATCTGTACATACCTTTCATGGCCAGGTACCTTTTTGTGAATTTTTGACAATAAGTAACGAGTGTAAAAAAGCCTATCTAAAACAGAATTTATCCACAAAGGTGTTTTTAGAAGATGTTTTTGTATTCAATCAGAGTTCTCGTTATATCGAAGAATGTAAAATGTTATGCATTATTTTACTAAACAACAATTGTTAATCTTAAATTCTTATTTTCTTAGCATACATCTTTTTTAAAAACATATATTTTCCATGTGCTTATCTTACAAAAGGAGGGTTATGCATTATGGTTAATGTAAATTCAAGTGTAGTAGAAGTTTGCCCTGTCTATCCCGATCGACCCGCTAAGTATTTTACAGAACTATTTGCTTCTAAAACATTCAAGATTCCAGAACAGAAGCCCGATAAAGATGAAATTGTAAAGGTTAAACATTTTGTGGAATTAGTTGACGTCGAAGTAATTGATGTATTTTTGCCTGACAATGACACTGACACACCAAATGGGAAAAAGATCTTTGTTGCGGGGAATGTATACTTAGATGTTCAATATGTTTCAACCAGAGAAGAACAGACTGTCCACTTTGTCCGATATCAATTGCCATTCCAAACAATACTTTTAAGAGATTGTGCTGAATTCGCAGATCCAAAAGAAAATGGATTAATCCCGAATGATGATACCATCTTTCCTGATAATTTTGTTGTTCATGTCTGTGTTGAAAACATTGTTGAAAAGCAATTAGATGAAAGAACAATTTTCTTTGAAGTTTTATTATTAGTTTGGTTAGAGCAGATTGAAGATGTTGGTCCTCCTCCACAACCTTAAGGAGAACCCTATATAAAAATTAAGGAGGGATTACTTTGGATTGTCCTAATACATTAGAAAGCTTGTCTACGGTAAAATGTCCACCTGATAATACCACTTTAGACTATTTCACACAGATTATACTTTGTGATTTTCTTGATATTCCTGATGCAAAGCCTGATATTGAATTCATCACGAACACATTGAATGAGATAGCCATAACCAAAATTGATGTTATCAATGTTGATTTGGGTGATAGAGATCCAGCTTCGGAAAATATCCGAGAAAAGGTAATCGCAAGAGGAACGGTACGTTTAGGAATTGAATATTCAGCTGATGAAGCAGAG is a window encoding:
- a CDS encoding DUF3794 domain-containing protein; this encodes MHHGEMILYTGITPHEEYPCNPTAYKQVILNSKIEIPCPKPDLEAIIKVVSEVELRTQRYIQTPYDFKVIVEGTVHQTFLYSADVPEQSVHTFHGQVPFCEFLTISNECKKAYLKQNLSTKVFLEDVFVFNQSSRYIEECKMLCIILLNNNC
- a CDS encoding SPOCS domain-containing protein, translating into MSTVKCPPDNTTLDYFTQIILCDFLDIPDAKPDIEFITNTLNEIAITKIDVINVDLGDRDPASENIREKVIARGTVRLGIEYSADEAEQNVHFAHFDIPFQGIIGERPCENGGIDPNTGQPNGDGNRGLIDDSTFDIDNYDIHVCLEHVQFHEIDSRTIQAVLVLLIWLEEKTA